One part of the Caproiciproducens sp. CPB-2 genome encodes these proteins:
- a CDS encoding helix-turn-helix domain-containing protein, which produces MDTITLGSFIKERREQLGKTLRGFAAELDIAAPYLHDIEKDNRTPSEKLLPAFIKGLRLSREDETTLYDLVGRRRQGLYPDLSAYIQNSELARVALRKARDCNIPDTMWIRIIDSIDNGG; this is translated from the coding sequence ATGGACACGATAACGCTCGGCAGCTTTATAAAGGAGCGGCGTGAGCAGCTTGGAAAGACGTTGCGCGGATTTGCCGCAGAGCTGGACATTGCTGCGCCATATCTTCACGACATCGAAAAGGACAACCGCACACCATCGGAGAAGCTCCTCCCGGCCTTCATCAAAGGGCTCCGTCTCTCCCGAGAGGACGAGACTACGCTGTATGATCTGGTCGGTCGCAGGCGGCAGGGCCTGTACCCCGATCTAAGCGCGTATATCCAGAACTCTGAGCTTGCGAGGGTTGCTCTCAGAAAGGCCCGCGACTGCAATATCCCTGATACCATGTGGATTAGAATTATTGACTCCATTGACAACGGAGGATAG
- a CDS encoding DNA polymerase Y family protein, which produces MERVILHIVLNCFYASAEMMLNPALRGKAVVVCGSTQSRHGIVLAKSELAKKRGVKTGMVNWEASQCCPDIIMVPPQYDEYLKYSKLTRTIYERYTDQVEGYGMDECWCDVSGRSPEKQDSSLRQTTAGQAKSVP; this is translated from the coding sequence ATGGAGAGAGTAATACTTCACATCGTTCTGAACTGCTTTTACGCTTCGGCCGAGATGATGCTCAATCCTGCGCTGCGGGGGAAGGCCGTCGTCGTGTGCGGCTCCACCCAATCAAGGCACGGTATCGTCCTCGCCAAATCAGAGCTCGCCAAGAAACGCGGGGTTAAAACGGGGATGGTCAATTGGGAGGCGAGCCAGTGTTGCCCGGATATTATCATGGTGCCGCCACAATATGACGAGTATCTCAAGTATTCCAAACTGACTCGGACAATTTATGAAAGATATACCGATCAGGTCGAAGGGTACGGCATGGATGAGTGCTGGTGCGATGTGAGCGGCAGATCGCCAGAAAAGCAAGATAGCTCTTTGAGGCAAACTACCGCTGGACAAGCAAAGTCCGTGCCGTGA
- a CDS encoding helix-turn-helix transcriptional regulator encodes MKFGDKVRELRTKKDITQAELGKLVGVTKRTVAGWENDGRYPQKRDLYDALAKVFEVPTSYLASEEEEFISDAAERYGVKGERDAKAVLTQAAAVFAGGELSDEDRLAFMTEIQQLYLESKDIAAKKFTPKKYRKDDAR; translated from the coding sequence ATGAAATTTGGAGATAAGGTGCGTGAGCTGCGCACGAAAAAGGATATCACGCAGGCGGAGCTGGGCAAGCTGGTCGGCGTTACCAAGCGCACCGTCGCCGGTTGGGAGAATGACGGGCGCTATCCGCAAAAGCGCGATTTGTATGATGCGCTTGCGAAGGTGTTTGAGGTTCCTACCAGCTACTTAGCCTCTGAGGAGGAAGAGTTCATATCCGATGCAGCGGAGCGTTATGGCGTAAAAGGTGAACGGGACGCCAAAGCGGTTCTGACTCAGGCTGCCGCTGTTTTTGCCGGCGGTGAGCTCAGCGATGAGGATCGCCTCGCGTTTATGACTGAGATCCAGCAGCTTTATCTGGAATCCAAGGACATTGCGGCAAAAAAATTCACCCCCAAGAAATACAGAAAAGACGACGCGCGATAA